The Biomphalaria glabrata chromosome 7, xgBioGlab47.1, whole genome shotgun sequence region tagcttttgacgtCAGTTGTAGAGCTGTTTACAtactaggaatccttgggcttttgcctcttttctttgcacggagcactctggcgacaatggaaaagtacaacatccaaaccacagttggagtaagacaaggctgcctactgtcaccaacactcttcaatatcttccttgaaaggataatggaagatgccctcgagggctatgaaggtactgttagcattggaggaagaagaattactaactttcgcttcgcagatgacattgacggcctagcagggacagaagaagaactagctgacctggtgatgcgcattgacaagacttccgcagcatatggcatgcaaataaatgccgaaaaaactcaaattatgaccaatagccatcagggctttaaaagaggcatcggTATTGGagatgaaaagctaactagtgttaacagcttcaaatacctcggagctattgtctcagatgagggaacaaaacccgaattattggcccgagtagcacagtccacagcagccctttcgaaacttaaaataatatggaaagataagggcttagccctcggcaccaaaatcagactgatgcgctctctggtcatggccacatttttatatgcttgcgagtcgtggacgttgaatgcagagcttgagaggaggatcctagcaatggaattgagatgctacagaaggatcctaggcatcacattcaaagaccgcatcacaaaccaagaaatcagagacagggttactgtagcgataggagcccatgacgacctgctaactattgtaaaaagacgaaagcttaaaacctttggccacattacaagatctacggggctcgcaaagaccttccttcagggaacagtgccagggaaaagaagaagaggcagacagaaaaagcgatgggaggacaacatcaaagaatggacaggcctgccattgagagaggttctaaacaaggcaaaaaaaaaagggaggaatggagaaagacggtcgacaaatcttgcctggtgccccaacggtctaacagactaagggataggtaaaggtaaaggtaaaaaagatTGTAAGCACGGCAgtggaaataattacattacgGTTGTCATAACATCTTAACGTTTTAAGTTGCTTTGTATAAGTTTTCCATTACatggcattttttaaaataatagcatataatgaatatttttttaaatataaggtACTTAAATGTATATAGTGAGAATGTCAACAGAAGTTAATTGAATAGAACTATCAAAAAGTGAAAGTAGAacattaaatgatattaaaacattttaaatctcTTAGTCAcgcattttttttccactttgtctcCATTTGCTTAGAGTTGTTTCCCTTCTGTAGTGCTTTTCTACGTTAgcccagttctttatattagtTTTTATGAAACgtgtgtatacatatatatacatacatgtacATAGGCATTtcaacatttatattgtttcttttattgtcTCCCTTCTTATgccaattttttatttcctcccttgagattctgaaaactacttcctcatcatcaaggtggaaatTCTGTCTGCTGGAGTCAGTATCTCGGGAGTTTCTGCTCTGCGACAATTTCTCTGTGGCTGTCTTTTAGTCACAGGGGTCAATTAGAGTCCTACAGAAATTGgtcccccccctttcttttctttcgTTTTTCCCCCTTTTCTCTTTTTTGCTTCTTCCCCTCTTTAGTCTATTATCTGTCTGTAGACAGCACAAGCATGCACAATGTTGACAATGGTGGTAGAGAATTATTGTTGTAACATTCTATCTATGGCTTCCTTCAGTCacaaagcgactatggatcatctcatggaaatgagatgaatgcctgggcattagctgtggtcggaacgatgtcgcccacacatcagttgcctccccactccacgcagctgatgtatccaaaggaacggcagtgccgatacagtttggggtcagcggcgtcgcaggttctgccagagtgtagcactgggtgctgcaaactgccttagggtcgccagctcctgatttttcctcagggttgactccctgTTGTAACAATAGTTAAGCAATaacatgtatataaaaaaaaaaaaaaaaaatttgatgcaaaagtttgttaaaatataaggatatgttgatgctcaatataagaacaacagaagaaaaccagtgttaaaataaaaatactaactGTTtgcaaaaatacttttttttttaaatagtatatttAAACTATATTTGTTTGTATACTGCTCAAGTATGAACAATACGGATAATGGTGTTGCCCGACGGTGTTGGAAATTTATTTTTGCAACGTTCGTTAAGTAACAACTATGGACACAATTATTAAAAAGTACAACTTTAtacaaaaattgtttgtttcgATATCTTGAGGTCGTGCTTGATTTTCAATGCGAGAAcaacagaaggaaaaaaaatagtgtttacATAAACAATAAAAGTCTGCCTCTGTTCTTGATTTCTTTGAGTTTCTCTTCGTTCTCCtttcttgggttttcacgtgttcactcctgatttctaaTAGCGCTTCCGTCCCTTGACATGCCGGCCCAATGTTCCACTTCTATacgattttttttgttttaatcgcATGAGATCTCTCGTCTGCCAAACTCGCTcgtccttatcttatcttatataatacagacgttacttaaaaaaagaagatgattacgtcctactcgtcatgcatttagtcatgcatattaaccaacgacttaaattctgccaagtcaatggttttcctggctagctcaggcaacccattccatgctctaatagcactagggaagaaggagcttttgtacacatttgtcctagcatatgggacgaggaatgtgactttatctttgtgtctttctgagtattttgtgGATCAAAAGTTTGGTTTACGTCTCTACAGTCACAAGGTCAAGGCGTGGCCTTCGTGATTGTGTACTGTCTTTGAATAGTCTTAACCTTGGTCAATTTCAAGGGGCGatcactgcttttttttttttaatttggggtaatagcttttttaaaaactaaatggttacaatttaaaaaaaaaaagggtctttaaatatattaaaaggatcatttagaatatatatctacacacacgcatacacacacacacacaatatatatatatatatatatatatataacatttctTTGTCTTTAAGTTAATGGACAATTTTGATATATTCATTTAGTACTATATTGTTTCACTTTGCGTTCAATAATAGCGCTGCCGATGTGATCCAATATTTATTCTCCACTTTATTATAGATTTTGTTATGGTAGACAACTTGTAGGTAGTTATTCCAAATGAGATTTCTATATTCTGCTAAAATAGgtactttattaaaaaaaaaaatagcagtaTTTCCATTTGCACAGGTCTGACTATTTGCGTCAATAATATcgtctaaagtttttttttgcttcctcaACCAGCTCACATTCAGTAAATAGATGTTTCTCTGGGTTttggtttttcttttaaattgcaCAGGTATATTTGGACCCTGTTGTATTGGAGAGCCTTCCTTTTATTGGGGACATCCCGAAGAGTAATCTGTAGGCCACTTCTCGTGCTTTGggtgttatgtatttgttgtgtaaatgcgtgaatgtgtctgtccagtttgttgttttatcaatatgtatttttttaaagataattatacattcattttatttcacattaattattaaaaatatttttgtgggttaatattttaattcacaataaatctatatatctatatatatatatttatgtgtagaCTATatgtatagttcgtccatcgtggttcgatgatgaccactttgtcatccagggggctgagggccttgcactggggttttgtgcctcctcatgtggctggtgagacctatgtgagcccggaatgttcggccgcacactgggcaggttattccagctggagctagtgtcattggccttgcttttcttctctggcgtttttcttctgccagcgtggttctcttttcctcagcaacctgtgcaccagttttcacagcgcgacgccatgatgctctgtcatgtgcctctgtctcccagatGCATGGGTCTATGCTGagcgccttcagagaagctttgagggtgtccctgaagcgctttctttgaccaccttgcaagcgctttccttcgccatacaagagtcatttagggatgcggtggtcttccattctgcagacatgCTTACTAATTCTGATGTGTAGACTATATATATCGCAACAGAATATTGAACAGGTGCatgtaatataaaacaaaaattaaatatgaatcaatgcattatcaatatttattattttataataacaaaaaattcaaaacttTAACAAAAGTCTTACAAGAAAATAACCTCTTGATGAGTAGATTGAATATCTTTAAACAAGTTTGCATTATTTGAATAAGTTTACTCAGGTAAATTCTATTTTCAtacttgcgatctatggagcagataATATGTTTCTATGgaccacggttaatgagggtgtcatgtggccagaacaaacgaccaaccgcctttaattttccacCGCGCCTATTTCTTCACTtgaacttatgtcaggtacccattagagctgggcggactGAAAGGCGCCTTAaagattcagaaataaaaaaaacccagtttTTTCACCAGGGATTCGAAACAGGAACTCCCTGTTTTTACTTAGGCCTAGAATTCTGAAACGAGGCAATTCCAAGCCATGGTGTTAATTTATTCATTGATATAATATAGGCTAAGGTTTGCTAAGAACAAAAACCAATATTAAAATTGTGCAcaactaaatttttttcttaagcattaaaaaaaataattaaacaaagtTTTTAACATAAATTTGTACATACTCTCTAGACCGGACTAACAGTAAAaactaacaaggttacaaagacagtttgtgtggaaacacaaactcaaaatcggcccccgaagtggtccacccaggcaggtaaaaaaaagcagatttcaatatttcaaaaagaatatcagaatgaaatacTATCAGAAGTGGTACACCCAgccaggtaaaaaggcaggtttcaatattttcagaaagaatatcagaatgaaattttatcaaaggcaaatgacatagaagaatggagaaagaaggtggacagatcttgtgtggtgccccaacggtccagcagaccaagggataggtgaaagttaaGGAGAAGTTCGATGTAAACCTGGCCttactaatgtcttataatgattatctaattgacctaattgttttgtaaagggtcaatctcttattcaaagactcaagaaaaaaaaaattccgtacaaaaaataatagttCGATCTTTTGTGTGGAGCCTGTCGTTGTAGATCACGccataattttgaataactacttattaattgttgttttaaattaagttccttttatatgcatactaaatagatgttttctctttaaaaaaacaaaaacattttattttgcaatTGTACAAGTTATTATGACAGAACTTTACTAACTTATGAatataaagttgttgttttttaaaatctacaaccgtttgcataaatgtgtttaaaatatggtaaatagtcatcttcGGTGGTTATAGATAAGGGGAGGCAACTCGGTACCTGTCTATCCAaagtttacaaataaatatcttttaaataaaGTGAATTTGtggataaataaaagaaaaagataagaccatagggaaaaaaaaagaacagacaatcgaattaaaaaaaaaatattgctagaaaatatttcaataaaaattatgtttatatatatgcacatataaatataaattcaaCTACTCCATACACATACAAAAGAATATACAACCACATGCGTCTATTACTGTCATTGGTATAAAAGACTAAAGTAGTACTAAAGTAGTACCACAGTAGTACTATATTTCTCcaaggtcccccccccccttcctctcCGTCCTTGCGATAAGCAGacgatgtaaatgtcatctgctTCTAGGGCCGAAGgtcaatgagggtgtcatgtggccagcacaacgaccaactccctttctttccagccttcaccgagattcgaaccaaggaTCTCACTTTACCTCTGGACCACCACCTCCATATCCAGCCAAAAGTTGGAGGAATACGCTCTCGCTGGATAACTGGATATGACAGCGTATGAGACAAAGCCCGAGTCAAATACTATCAGCCAGAAGGGAGCGTCCTACCAGCAAATAAATAGGATTCCAACCAAATATAGTGAAGCGattggggagggagggggtgtaAAGGGGTATAAccctaataaaaatatttgccCGCAAAAGAAGAATTGACTGACACATACTTCCGGTCCGTTCAACTGATTACACATCGAACTCAAACATACAACAGcgcgatacaaaaaaaaacatgagaaccacatagatctatgtcttgACAAGCTGCTAGATAGATGAGATGTTGTCTTGACAAGCTGCTATAAAGATGTGATGTCTTGACAAGCTGTTATAAAAATGTGATGTTGTCTACACAAACTGCTATAAAGATGTGATGTTGTGTATACAAACTGCTATAAAGATGTGATTTTGTCTATACTAACTGCTATAAAGATGTGATGTTGTCTAAACAAGCTGTTATAAAGATGTGATGTTGTCTACACAAACTGCTATAAAGATGTGATGTTGTCTACACAAGCTGCTATAAAGATGTGATGTTGTCTACACAAACTGCTATAAAGATGTGATGTTGTCTACACAAACTGCTATAAAGATGTGATGTTGTCTACACAAACTGCTATAAAGATGTGATGTTGTCTACACAAGCTGCTATAAAGATGTGATGTTGTCTATAAAAACTGCTATAAAGATGTGATGTTGTCTACACAAACTGTTATAAAGATGTGATGTTGTCTACACAAACTGCTATAAAGATGTGATGTTGTCTACACAAACTGCTATAAAGATGTGATGTTGTCTACACAAGCTGCTATAAAGATGTGATGTTGTCTATAAAAACTGCTATAAAGATGTGATGTTGTCTACACAAACTGTTATAAAGATGTGATGTTGTCTACACACACTGCTATAAAGATGTGATGTTGTCTACACAAACTGCTATAAAGATGTAATGTTGTGTATACAAACTGCTATAAAGATGTAATGTTGTGTATACAAACTGCTATAAAGATGTGATGTTGTCTACACAAACTGCTATTAAGATGTAATGTTGTGTATACAAACTGCTATAAAGATGTGATGTTGTCTACACAAACTGCTATAAAGATGTGATGTGTATACAAACTGCTATAAAGATGTGATGTTGTCTACACAAACTGCTATAAAGATGTGATGTTGTCTACACAAACTGCTATAAAGATGTGATGTTGTCTACACAAACTGCTATAATGATGTGATGTTGTGTATACAAACTGCTATAAAGATGTGATGTTGTCTACACAAACTGCTATAAAGATGTGATGTTGTCTATAAAAACTGCTATAAAGATATGATGTTGTCTATAAAAACTGCTATAAAGATGTGATGTTGTCTATAAAAACTGCTATAAAGATGTGATGTTGTCTACACAAACTGCTATAAAGATGTGATGTTGTGTATACAAACTGCTATAAAGATGTGATGTTGTCTACACAAACTGCTATAAAGATGTGATGTTGTGTATACAAACTGCTATAAAGATGTGATGTTGTGTATACAAACTGCTATAAAGATGTGATGTTGTCTACACAAACTGCTATAAAGATGTGATGTTGTCTACACAAACTGCTATAAAGATGTGATGTTGTGTATACAAACTGTTATAAAGATGTGATGTTGTCTACACAAACTGCTATAAAGATGTGATGTTGTCTACACAAGCTGCTATAAAGATGTGATGTTGTCTATAAAAACTGCTATAAAGATGTGATGTTGTCTATACAAGCTGCTATAAAGATGTGATGTTGGTACGCGTTTCTGTTGCGCTGACACCCACGCACTTTGACCTGTCGTAATGCATGTATTTCGGGTTCCGTGGCCCAGCTAACTTTAGGCATTCGACCAACTGCCTGTCACATTCACAGCTTGTGTAGGCGCATCGGTCAGAGCTCTCTGGTGAGGAAAAATAGTAACAGTACTACATGAGGAAGTGTCAGTAAGTCTGCTAGCCATAACATGTGACATCATAATTATCGTATTCGACCTATTTATATTAAGATACTCGTCCCATGCATTCGATGGATAcagccgagaccaatcgttctTGTTGGCGTCGACACTGACCTgctacgtcacaacctgtgggtaaCGGAAATCATTGTAAAGATGtgttggtctccactgcccacaggttgttcAGGCCTTCTTTGACGATTGGCCTCGATCCAGCATACCTCTCACATGTTTTATACACGCCCTGTCTCTCAAGCGCTCAAAAGTTTTCTGACTTACCAACACACCGGCAGTGACCGTCAGAACAGCGGACATCATAGTGGACAAAATAGGTAAACCAGCTAAAGAgacactggacttgactgtagCAGATATCATGCTTCTGGCAACACCTGAAAGAGAAAGGTTCGAATCTTATTAAATACTTAAGTGCTTAATGATGTATGTAAAGCTGCATTTTAACGGACCACATATTacttttatgtagatctacctacATGAATCTATATACATTTAGAAAGATTTATAATCGGGCTGGATTGTATGGAGAGATGGCGGCACTACTGCTTATAGCAGTGTCTCAAAGTCATATCAGCATGTGGGCCGCAGTGGAAAGTAACAATCAGTCAGCGGGCCATACCAcgaaaagagaatgttttttcataaaattttacaaacactactgtcactgcagATAAATGctgaaataaagtttttataactattaactacatttagtgtagtttattatatgcacaggcagtttagtttactaaaataagttgacgttgtctctgtcactaataaaaaagcagaaactgtagttcccccccccccaaaaaaaaaaaaaaaacagaactatAATTAGTAGGCCCTAGAGACTTCCACAAGAAAAGGGCCATAacaatagtgaaaaaaaaaacatttttcgaCAGTTTTGCAACTTTATACGCTACCTTTGCACATCTATATAGtagaactttacttacttatgaatacaaaagttgttgtttttttttaactctacaaacgtttgcataaatgtgttcaaaatatagtaaatattcatatatatatatatatatatatatatatatatatatatatatattgcattttaACTACAATACTTAAAATGTTACAGTTGGTAAGCACTATAGCACACCTTTGTTttccataggccacagaaacagaaggcctttacatcatctgtattacagatcgcaaggcctgaaagggaaaCATTCTTTCACTATAGGGCTCAAGTTCAAAACTTACCTGTCTATAGTATCCACTGGGGTACCTTGGCCGCCTAACCCACAATAACAACCATAACCTATATATTCCAAACAACTTGGCCCTACTGTCATGTCCAGCTGATAACACAGAAGTACCAGACTTCGCCGCTTGACGTGATGGGTAGTGGCCCCTTCAGAGATGACAttatctgaaacaaaaaaaaaatgtttgtacctGCATTcgtctttttttaaagtcattcaTTATAAGCAAGGGCTCTAAGCGAGACCAATCGTGACGTCATAGAAGGGCTGAGCACTGATCTGCAACGTCGCAGATACGTCGgggcaacgagctattgatctccacagcccacaggttgcgacgtcacaggtcagtgttggaTTCACAATAACAAAAGGTCTCACTtaaactaattgttttgtaatttatatatCATATCGAAAATCATTCTTTACAAGCAACTCGCGTCATGAATGTAATAAAAAGGGCCCTAAAAACAGTGGACATCGATACTGACCATTGTCAAGACATAGCCCTGGACCGCACTaggtggagagagacggtgaccaagaaagctatggacaggggaaaaaaaacatgggtgtcagctctggaagaaaaatgTGTCATACGAAtaaatggccggctcctctaccaccaaagcgaaaacGCCACCgtaacctgcgatatatgtggacgggagtgtctctccaaaaatagggctccacagccacatgaaaaagtgttcgagatgaaccatggtcgttctacgactgaaggaggccaactttCGTATTCCAAGCCAGTTAGGGACATGGGCTACTTACACATGGCATAGTAATAGTGACCTAACAGGGGGCAGGTCGTTTATCCTTAAGATATACGAATGTATGTCAGCTTGACATGAAGCCATGAAGCTCTTCAAGATTAAAAGCTATGGTGGCAGAACCAAACAAACAATAGAGGGCAAGTATACTATTAAGGAAGCGTCCTGGATCGTAGATGGTGAacccttaacccttaaagtgctgagctgttttacaatgcgtgaatacaaaatggaattacaattttAATGTTTCGAGGCTAATCTACCACACGCGCCTTAAGGGTTAATTAAAGTAGGGAAAAACGCTGCAGTGTCTGATGATCACACATGACAAACCTGCGACTGTGGATGTGTATCAAGCATTGGCCTCTTTACTAACATGAGAAGTGTCATAGTTGCCATGGTTACTTCACGCCCCCTCACATCTCTCCACGAACTTTGAACTTGCATAAGCTTAATGTAACAAGTAAAAACTGTGATCGAAAAAAGAAGGTGATCAAATAAGACTTTAATGAATGGTCCATTAGTGTCACTTAGCAAGATAGTAGTGAAGTGGCGTAGCCTGGGGAAGGGAGGAAAGGTATTTACCTTTGGGGGGGGGCAGAATTTTGAGGATTATAACATTTATAGGGAATAGAAATCGGCAATACCAACAATCAATACAAACTGATAAGTTTTAGAAATAAGAGTTACCTTCCCTTGTCCCcaaaaaaggaaacaaagacTATTGACATCTTTAtcatattttatgtacatacgATGggggtggctgagttgtaaaacGCTAGGCTTCCGAACTGAAGTTTACTGGGTTctaatcctgatgaagactgtgattttttttttatttcgggatctttagggcgcctctgagtctacccagctcttatgggtacctgatattagtttggAAAAAGTAAAAGCTGCTGGCCGTtttgctggcaacatgacaccctcgttgaccgaGGGCCACattaacagatgacctttacatcatctgccccatgagTACAAATAAGCAGGACTGTGCTCATCctcaaatacaaagaaaaaatctaCAACAAATGAAAATAACATGGTCATCACTTTTGTCTACTTTGtaaacacatgtaccggaagctcaaaattggaaccagtgaaatctgcccatgtggagtatcaccagagaatgtcgaccacgtcctccaaaactgctctctttaccaagaggcccgtataagacattggccccaaatcaccccaatagaaaggaaactatatggagagctccctgatttggaaaccactgcgcagttcatctcatgtattggtctagtcatctgaacactccaacataacaatgagaacgaagaagaagaagaagtctaCTTTATAGTAAATACTAGACAACAATGTTCAATGCCGACAAAGGAAATTAATTCTACCTGGCACGACTCCATGAGCAAAGGGCAACAACTGTGACAACAGCCAACAGACGACATACATTGATTGCATGTTGAAAAATTCTGTTAACAGACGTCACTAAAtgcctaaaaaacaaaaacaatagttgaaaagaaaagaaaacaaacaataacacTCATTTAGCCTcgataaaaatgtgtttattaatattagaGCACttgactctttctctccgtaattatttaccacattctagtggaattaacgttggtatcgttagttaggagagaaagagttgtaTCTATTTTGTTTGAAAGTGAAAACTAGAATATTAAGACATCTTTATGTACATATGTTGTgggcgagcaactggcgcctaaaacCACAAACACatggcaggaggggctcgttagctttggtgggctacccacctaggaggaggaaaactctgaatccaaacctcggTTGTTTCCCGTGTCttctatataaaactaaattaattaattaccactaattgattagctaattggttaatttttcaaaTTCATGAATTGCTATcgattatgaataattatgtaacATTTAAACTTCCGAGAATGTGGAGTGAGAAAAACAAAGTGTACTAAGCGTAATcagggaaataactccacatacacatttacatctctcaataagtagcatttatttccctttttcaatactaatcaatataattaattattaatcacCAATTGACTTTCTAAACACTCTAGCATTATGTGCAGTCATCCAGGTAGACTCAGCTATAAATTTCTTTGGCGGTGAAAAGCCAaatacaatacctctattcaaatcACAACTTCATGGATGGTGGAGGAACCTGGTCATGGATCTGAAAAAAACCTACTCTACTGATATTCCTAAAAATTAAACAGTTAATGTCTATCGCTTAGAAAAGAATTACAACCTCGTTGTTATCGAACAGGGAAAAGTCTATCTCTAGTTTGGACGTTacaattttttcaaagtaaaaaagaaataaatttaaattaggctagagaactaggtctagatctagatccaacatcggttttgaaacgACCATCAGGTTCGGAAATTTCCAAATGTAAGGCCATTATTGATTCAACAGTTTAATAAatcaaagaatatttttacgCACCATTAACTATAACCGAAGCGGTTCAATTTAccgaaaacaatttttttttaatcgcaatATTGATTcaacatgttgttgtttttttaaattcgaaaTCTTGAAATTTACAACATTATACTTCCGTTAACTTTTGTGCGTAATTTTCACCGATATTAAATAGGTTACATTAGTCGCTAGAGTATCGGAATATAAAATAAGAGTTGATATCGTCAGTTAAaagtgaaagagttaatattcgTACACATCAGggtcggactgggtgtcaaaatcggcccgggcatttctattcaatcaggcccataaattgcatatcatatgatgggcatccaattatAGGCATGCATGTCCTCAAAATCGGTATGTTGAGCTTGAGTATCGATCactgtacacatgcatacaaTAAGCTCTATATTTTTATCAGAagtataggccttatgttgctttttaatcgctaagtgtgtaggctTTAAAAGGATGCAGCCTACTAGTAACATTGCCTATGGATGTAGGCtgttacattatttcggaaaatgtgctAGATCAAATTAGTATTGCACTGTAGAGAGATTTCTTTTAACCCTTacagtgctgagctgttttacaatg contains the following coding sequences:
- the LOC106050350 gene encoding acidic phospholipase A2 E-like isoform X2; amino-acid sequence: MKHCTGNQDNVISEGATTHHVKRRSLVLLCYQLDMTVGPSCLEYIGYGCYCGLGGQGTPVDTIDRCCQKHDICYSQVQCLFSWFTYFVHYDVRCSDGHCRCVESSDRCAYTSCECDRQLVECLKLAGPRNPKYMHYDRSKCVGVSATETRTNITSL
- the LOC106050350 gene encoding acidic phospholipase A2 E-like isoform X1 gives rise to the protein MQSMYVVCWLLSQLLPFAHGVVPDNVISEGATTHHVKRRSLVLLCYQLDMTVGPSCLEYIGYGCYCGLGGQGTPVDTIDRCCQKHDICYSQVQCLFSWFTYFVHYDVRCSDGHCRCVESSDRCAYTSCECDRQLVECLKLAGPRNPKYMHYDRSKCVGVSATETRTNITSL